GCGCCCATCAGCCCGAGCGGGTTGTTGACGTTCTCCGCCGTGGTGTAGGTCGCGCCGACGCGCACGTCGGCCTGCGCCCAGCCGGCCTCGGTGTCGCCGCGGTGCGTGTCGGGCAGGTACGGCAGCGGCTCCTCGACGCCGTGGGCCGGGTCGAGCAGCGCCGCCTCGGGCGCGTACGTGATCTCGATGAGCCGCGCGGCCTCGGCGGCCTGCTGGATCGTGTCGGCGACGACGAGGGCGACCTCCTGGCCGTGGAAGGCGACCCGGCCGTCCTGCAGCGGCGCGGGCGGCGCCTCCCCGAACGCGACCTGCGGCCCGGCGTTCAGGCGCGGGAAGTTCTCGTGGGTGAACACGGCGCGCACCCCGGGCAGGGTCAGCAGCGCGCTCGTGTCGACCTTCGTGACGGACCCGGCGGCGATCGTCGCGGTGACCACCATCGCGTGCAGCATCCCGGGCAGTGTCACATCGCCGGAGTAGGGCGCGGTGCCGGTGACCTTGTGCGGCCCGTCGACGCGGTCGACGCCCTGCCCGACCCAGCCTGCGGTGCGTGCCTGTACGGCGGTCATGTGCTCGCCTCCGTCGTCATCGCCAGCAGTTGCCTGGTCAGCGTCGCCACCGCCAGGTCGACCTTGAACGCGGTGCCGGGCAGGGTGTACGCCCCCGCGACGGTGGCCCGCCCGGCCTGCTCGAACCGGACCGGGTCGACGTGCGTGCCGCGCAGCATCTCCTCGGCCTGCCGGGCCCGCCACGGCACCGACCCGACGCCGCCGAGCGCGATGCGGACGTCGGCGATCAGGTCGCCGTCCATGAGCACCGCGACCGCGGCCGAGCACAGCGCGAACTCGTACGACGCCCGGTCGCGGACCTTCAGGTAGCCCGAGCGCCACCCGGCGGGCAGCAGCGGCACGTCCACGGCGGTGACCAGCTCGCCGTGGGTGAGCACGTGCTCGATCGACGGGCCCTCGTCGGCGCGGACCCAGAGTTCGGTCAGCGGGACGTGCCGCTGCCCGCCGGGACCGGCGACCAGGGCCTGCGCGTCGACGGCGACCAGCGGCACGGCCACGTCGGAGGCGTGCAGGGCCACGCACCGCTCGTCGACGCCGAGGATGGCGTGCATCCGGGCGGTGTCGTCGACGGCGGCGCAGCCGGAGTCGGGGCTGCGCCGGTTGCACGCCGACACGCTCGGGTCGCGGAAGTAGCGGCAGCGGGTGCGCTGCAGCAGGTTCCCGCCGATGGTGGCCATGTTGCGCAGCTGCACCGACGCCCCGGCCAGCAGCGCCTCCCGCACCATCAGCAGCCGCTGCGCGACGACCGGTTCGGCGGCGAGCTGCTCCATCGTGGTGAGCGCGCCGACGCGCATGAGCTGTCCCTCGACCAGGATGCCGCGCAGCGGCAGCCGGGTGATGTCGACCAGCCGGTCGGGGGTCCACACCCCGTCCTTCATCAGGTCCAGCTGGGTGGTGCCGCCTGCCAGGAACGCGGCCTGCGGGTCGGCGGCGACCGCGGCGATGGCCTGGGCGACGTCGGCGGGCCGCTCGTAGACGAAGGCGCGCATCACGCACCGCCCTCGGCCTGCCGCGCGGCGACGTCGCGGATCGCGGCGACGATGTTGTCGTACGCCCCGCAGCGGCACAGGTTGCCCGACATGTACTCGCGGATGTCGGCGTCGCTGCCGGTGCGGCCGGGTTCGCGCAGCAGGCACGCGGCGGACATGAGCTGGCCGGGGGTGCAGAAGCCGCACTGGAACGCGTCGTGGCGCAGGAACGCCTCCTGCAGCGGGTGCAGGCCCAGCTCCCCGGCGAGGCCTTCGACGGTGGTGACGGTGCGCCCGTCGACCTGGGCGGCGAGCATCAGGCAGGACAGCACCCGGTTGCCGTCGACGTGCACCGTGCACGCGCCGCAGGCGCCCTGGTCGCAGCCGCGTTTGGTGCCGGTGAGCCCGGCCGTGTCGCGCAGCGCCTCGAGCAGGGTGGTGCGGGTGTCGACGCGCCACTGCTGCGGGACGCCGTTGACGACGGTGAGGATGTCGACGACGTACTGATCCTGCGCCGATGGGGCACGTGCGGTCGTTCGGGTGGTTTTCATCGGGCGCCTCCGGCCGCGGCCCGGTCGCCGCGAGCCGTCTGCCCTGGGGCGACCGGCACTGTGTAAGGGACACCTCAGGATGCCATCGCCCCGTGTGGCGTGCCGCGGGTTCGGCGAAACCCGTACCGGCTCAGCCGGCGCGGAAGTACCAGGTCGCGGTGGACACGGTGACGAAGCCGAGCGCCGCGTACAGGGGCCGGCCGGCCTCGGTGGCGACCAGGGTCGCGGTGCGCCGCGGGTGCGCGGCGAGCATCGCCGTGAGCAGGGCCCGGGCCAGCCCGGCCCGCCGGTGCTCGGGCAGGGTGGCCAGGGAGTACACGCCGAGCGCGGTGCCGTCGTCGAACGTGTAGCCGGCCGCGGCCGGTGCGCCGTCGCGGCGGGCCAGCCACGCCCGCCAGCCGGGGGCGTGCAGCAGCCGGGGTGTCAGCGCCCGCCCGGCGGTCCACGGCTGCAGGTGCGGGTAGGGGAACCCGTCGACGATGACCCGCTCGGCGGTGGCGAGGGTGTCCGGGCCGGTGACCGGCTCGACGCTGATCCCGTCGCGCTGCCCGGCGGGCGGCGGGCCCGGCGGCCGGTTCATGACCGGCATGCGCCGCACCATGACGTCGGGCAGCTGCTGGGGTGCGGCCAGCCCGTACGGGTCTTCGAGGGTCATCCGCCCGGCGGGCAGCGCGGCGACGATCCCGGCGATGGACGGTGCGCCCAGCGGCCGGCGCAGCACGACCCGCACCGCGCCGTAGGCGGTGAACCCGGCGTAGCGGGGGTCGGCGGGCAGCGGCGTCCCGGCGGCCTGCCACATGCCTGCGGCGTTGGCGGCGTACAGCCCGGCTCCGTCCACCCGGCGATCCTACGCACGCTCCACACCGGAGCGCCGCCCCCGGCCCCCGGCCGGGGTGATCACGGTGCCGGGGTGGTGACACGCCGCCGAGCACGCCCACAAGTTCATGATCAACTGAATACGGGCGGGTTTGGGGGGCATGTGGCTTTAGGGTGGGGTTGGTCCACCTGTGGGAGCGAGTTTGGGAGGGGATGTATGGGGGACAAGCAGTTCTTCCGCAAGGTCGCCGAGTTGTCGGGGCTGACCGTGGAGGAGGCGGCGGACGCGACCCGGGCCACGCTGGAGTGCCTGGGCAGCCGGCTGAGCAGCGGGGAGCGCCGCTACCTGGTCGAGCACCTGCACGAGGGATTGCGCGACGCGGTGCCGGTGGACGGCAACGGTCGGATGCAGTGCTTCGGCCTGCCCGAGCTGCTGCGGCGGGTGCACCAGCGCACGGGCCTCAACGACCGGGACACCGAGTCGGGGGTGCGGGGGGTGCTGACGGCGCTGCGGGAGGACCTGGGCGCCGAAGTTTTCGATCACGTGATGCAGCAGGTGCCCAACGAGTTCCGGGCGATGGCCCGGGTGCGGGCCGCGG
The Catellatospora sp. IY07-71 DNA segment above includes these coding regions:
- a CDS encoding xanthine dehydrogenase family protein subunit M, translating into MRAFVYERPADVAQAIAAVAADPQAAFLAGGTTQLDLMKDGVWTPDRLVDITRLPLRGILVEGQLMRVGALTTMEQLAAEPVVAQRLLMVREALLAGASVQLRNMATIGGNLLQRTRCRYFRDPSVSACNRRSPDSGCAAVDDTARMHAILGVDERCVALHASDVAVPLVAVDAQALVAGPGGQRHVPLTELWVRADEGPSIEHVLTHGELVTAVDVPLLPAGWRSGYLKVRDRASYEFALCSAAVAVLMDGDLIADVRIALGGVGSVPWRARQAEEMLRGTHVDPVRFEQAGRATVAGAYTLPGTAFKVDLAVATLTRQLLAMTTEAST
- a CDS encoding (2Fe-2S)-binding protein, which codes for MKTTRTTARAPSAQDQYVVDILTVVNGVPQQWRVDTRTTLLEALRDTAGLTGTKRGCDQGACGACTVHVDGNRVLSCLMLAAQVDGRTVTTVEGLAGELGLHPLQEAFLRHDAFQCGFCTPGQLMSAACLLREPGRTGSDADIREYMSGNLCRCGAYDNIVAAIRDVAARQAEGGA
- a CDS encoding GNAT family N-acetyltransferase; amino-acid sequence: MDGAGLYAANAAGMWQAAGTPLPADPRYAGFTAYGAVRVVLRRPLGAPSIAGIVAALPAGRMTLEDPYGLAAPQQLPDVMVRRMPVMNRPPGPPPAGQRDGISVEPVTGPDTLATAERVIVDGFPYPHLQPWTAGRALTPRLLHAPGWRAWLARRDGAPAAAGYTFDDGTALGVYSLATLPEHRRAGLARALLTAMLAAHPRRTATLVATEAGRPLYAALGFVTVSTATWYFRAG
- a CDS encoding DUF2267 domain-containing protein, with protein sequence MGDKQFFRKVAELSGLTVEEAADATRATLECLGSRLSSGERRYLVEHLHEGLRDAVPVDGNGRMQCFGLPELLRRVHQRTGLNDRDTESGVRGVLTALREDLGAEVFDHVMQQVPNEFRAMARVRAAA